The Candidatus Dormiibacterota bacterium sequence ACGCCGCACCCGCCGTTGCCTGGGTCAGCCGGCGATGAAGTCGACCACCACCGCGGCGAGCCGCTCGCCCCGGTCCTCCTGGAGGAAGTGGCCGCCGTTCTCGATCACGGTGTGCGGCTGGCCCTCGGCGCCGGGGATCAGCCGGCGGAAGAGCTGGTCCCCACCCCGGGTGACCGGATCCTGGTCGCTGAAGGCGCAGAGGAACGGCCGGGTCCAGCGCTTCAGCTCCTCCCAGGCCTCGCGGTTGGGCTGGGCGGCGGGGTCGTCCGGGGTCACCGGCACCAGGGTGGGGAACTGCCGGGCGCCGGCCAGGTAGCGGTCGTCGGGGAAGGGGGCGTCGTAGGCAGCGATCACCTCGGGGCTCAGCGGGGTCACGCATCCACCCCTGACGACGCCGCCGGCGTGGAAGCGCGGGGTCTCCTGGGAGTAGCGCCGCCAGCGGTGGAAGGCGGGCCCGGGGTCATCGTCGCCGGTGGGCAGGAAGGTGTTGGCGGCGACCACACGGGCGAAGCGGCCGGGCATCTCGGCGACCAGCCGCAGCCCGATCAGGCCACCCCAGTCCTGGCCGACCAGGGTGATGTCGCGGAGGTCGAGCGCCTCGACGGTGGCGCGCATCCAGTCGACGTGCCGCTGATAGGTGTAGTCGGCGCGCTGGGCCGGCTTGTCGCTGCGGCCGAAGCCGACCAGGTCGGGCGCCACGGCGCGGTGCCCGGCGGCGGTCAGCACCGGGATCATCGTCCGGTAGAGGTACGACCAGGACGGCTCGCCGTGGAGCAGCAGCACCGGCGCGGCGTCGCGCGGCCCCTCGTCGACGGTGTGGACGCGGAGCCCGTCCACGTCGAGGTAGTGGGGCTCGAAGGGATAGCCGGGCAGCCCGGCGAACCGCTCGTCAGGGGTGCGGAGGACCTCGTCGATGGTCAGCAGCCGCTGGCGCCGACCGGGAC is a genomic window containing:
- a CDS encoding haloalkane dehalogenase, translating into MDEVLRTPDERFAGLPGYPFEPHYLDVDGLRVHTVDEGPRDAAPVLLLHGEPSWSYLYRTMIPVLTAAGHRAVAPDLVGFGRSDKPAQRADYTYQRHVDWMRATVEALDLRDITLVGQDWGGLIGLRLVAEMPGRFARVVAANTFLPTGDDDPGPAFHRWRRYSQETPRFHAGGVVRGGCVTPLSPEVIAAYDAPFPDDRYLAGARQFPTLVPVTPDDPAAQPNREAWEELKRWTRPFLCAFSDQDPVTRGGDQLFRRLIPGAEGQPHTVIENGGHFLQEDRGERLAAVVVDFIAG